CCACGCTGGGCGTTTGTCCCCCTCAACCAGGGGGTCGGGTTAGATTTCGTTCCGAACCGTGAGTACGGTCGTCTCCGCTGGCAGAAGTACCCGGCAGAGACAAGAAGAGATCGATTCGGATCGATTGATCGGATACGGAGGAATCGTGGCCCTTCCCCAGTTGACCGACGAGCAGCGCGCGGCCGCTTTGGAGAAGGCGGCTGCCGCACGTCGTGCACGAGCAGAGCTCAAGGACCGGCTGAAGCGCGGCGGCACCAACCTTTCGCAGGTGCTCAAGGACGCCGAGACCGACGAAGTCCTGGGCAAGATGAAGGTTTCGGCGCTGCTGGAGGCGTTGCCCAAGGTCGGCAAGGTCAAGGCGCAGGAAATCATGACCGAGCTGGAGATCGCCCCGACCCGCCGCCTGCGGGGCCTCGGCGATCGGCAGCGCAAGGCCCTGCTGGAAAAGTTCGGCTCCGCCTAACCCGCACCGAGGTGGGCGTACCCACCCGGACGCGCCCATGAGCGCCGGCGGGGGACCGGACACCGAGCGCGGGACCCGTCCCGAGCCGAAAGGCAAGGGGCGCGTGGTCGTGCTGTCCGGTCCCTCCGCGGTCGGCAAGTCAACCGTGGTCAGGTGTCTGCGAGAGCGGATCCCCGATCTGCACTTCAGCGTCTCGGCCACCACCCGGGCGCCGAGGCCGGGTGAGGTCGACGGCGTCGACTACCACTTCGTCACCCCGGCCCGCTTCCAGCAGCTCATCGACGAGGGCGCGCTGCTGGAATGGGCGGAGATCCACGGCGGCCTGCACCGATCGGGCACGCTCGCCGAGCCCGTCCGGGCCGCCACCGCCGCCGGGCGTCCGGTGCTGATCGAGGTCGACCTCGCCGGTGCCAGGGCCGTGAAGAAGGCGATGCCCGAGGCCATCACCGTCTTCCTGGCGCCGCCCAGCTGGGAGGATCTGCAGGCGCGGCTGCTGGGCCGCGGCACCGAGACACCCGAGGCGATACAGCGCCGCCTGGAGACCGCCCGCGTGGAAATGGCGGCCCAGGGCGACTTCGACGAGGTCGTGGTCAACCGACGATTGGAGTCTGCGTGCGCGGAATTGGTATCCTTGCTGGTGGGAACTGCGCCGGGCCCGGCATAACGGCCTGACCAGAAGCAGACCAGATCCCGACGCGATCGAGCATCGAGTTCCCAGCGGTTCACCAACCGCTCTAATCCGCCAGGAGATTGACCTACGTGACACTTCCGCAGTCCGACGCGCAGCTGACCGCCGTCCCCGACCAGTTCGACCCGTCGGCGGGTGGGCAGCGCGCCTACGACACCCCGCTCGGCATCACCAACCCGCCCATCGACGAGCTGCTCGACCGGGTCTCCAGCAAGTACGCCCTGGTGATCTACGCGGCCAAGCGCGCCCGGCAGATCAACGACTACTACAACCAGCTCGGCGAGGGCATCCTCGAATACGTCGGGCCGCTCGTCGAGCCCGGCCTTCAGGAAAAGCCCCTGTCCATCGCGATGCGCGAGATCCACGCCGACCTGCTCGAGCACACCGAGGGCGAGTAACGAGGCAGGGGCCGGGCGCTGTGGAGCGTAAGCGGATCGTCATCGGCGTCTCCGGCGGCATCGCCGCCTACAAGGCGTGCACCGTCGTCCGTCAGCTCTCCGAGGCAGGCCACTCGGTCCGGGTCATCCCCACCGAATCCGCCCTGCGGTTCGTGGGCGCCGCGACCTTCGAGGCCCTCTCCGGCCAGCCGGTGACCACCGGCGTGTTCGAGAGCGTCCCGGACGTGCCGCACGTGCACCTCGGCCAGCACGCCGACCTGGTGGTGGTGGCGCCGGCCACCGCAGACCTGCTGGCCCGCGCGGTCGCCGGCCGGGCCGACGACCTGCTCACGGCGACCCTGCTCACCGCCCGCTGTCCCGTGCTGTTCGCGCCGGCCATGCACACCGAGATGTGGTTGCACCCGGCCACCGTCGACAACGTGGCCACGCTGCGCCGCCGCGGCGCCGTGGTGCTGGAGCCGGCGTCCGGGCGGCTCACCGGCAGCGACAGCGGCGCGGGCCGGCTGCCGGAGGCCGAGGAGATCACCACCCTGGCCCAGCTGCTGCTGGAGCGCCATGACGCGCTGCCGTACGACCTGTCCGGCTGGCGGCTGCTGGTGACCGCCGGCGGCACCCGCGAACCCATCGACCCGGTGCGCTTCATCGGAAACCGGAGCTCCGGCAAGCAGGGGTACGCGGTGGCGCGGGTCGCCGCCCAGCGCGGCGCCCAGGTCACGCTGATCGCCGGCCACACCGTCGGGCTCGTCGACCCGGCCGGCGTCGAGGTCGTCCACGTGAGCTCGGCCGAACAACTCGGTGACGCGGTGTCCAAGCACGCCCCCGAGGCGGACGTCTTGGTGATGGCCGCGGCGGTCGCCGACTTCCGGCCCGCGCACGTTGCCACCGCCAAGATCAAAAAGGGCCCGGACGACCGGGAGGAACCGCCGGCCATCGACCTGGTGCGCAACGACGACGTGCTGGCCGGCGTGGTGCGGGCGCGATCGCACGGCGAGCTGCCCAACATGCGCGCGATCGTGGGCTTCGCCGCCGAGACCGGCGACGCCAACGGCGACGTGCTGTTCCACGCCCGCGCGAAGCTTCGCCGCAAGGGATGCGATCTGCTGGTCGTCAACGCCGTCGGCGACGGCAGGGCGTTCGAGGTGGACAACAACGACGGCTGGCTGCTCGCGTCCGACGGGACCGAGTCGGCGCTGCAGCACGGCTCGAAGACGCAGATGGCCAGTCGTATTGTTGATGCGATCGTTGCGTTCCTGCACGGTGACGGCGGGTAGGCGGCCTGGTTCTGTGCGGCGCCTGGGTAGGTGCTGGGCGATCCCTCGCCCGGACGCACCGCGGCAACACCGGCCGATATAATTCGGCTAACTAATTAATGGGAAGGACTGAGACTGTGAGCGAAAAGGGTCGGCTGTTTACCAGTGAGTCGGTGACCGAGGGCCATCCCGACAAAATCTGTGACGCGATCAGCGACTCGGTGCTCGACGCTCTCCTCGCGGATGACCCCCGCTCACGCGTCGCGGTCGAGACGCTGGTGACCACCGGCCAGGTGCACGTGGTGGGCGAGGTGACGACGACCGCCAAGGAGGCGTTCGCCGACATCACCAACACCGTCCGCGAGCGGATCCTCGACATCGGCTACGACTCGTCGGACAAGGGCTTCGACGGGGCGTCGTGCGGGGTGAACATCGGCATCGGCGCGCAGTCGCCCGACATCGCGCAGGGCGTCGACACCGCGCACGAGACCCGCGTCGAGGGCGCGGCCGACCCGCTCGACTCCCAGGGCGCCGGCGACCAGGGCCTGATGTTCGGGTACGCGATCAGCGACACCCCCGAGCTGATGCCCCTGCCGATCGCGCTGGCCCACCGCCTGTCGCGGCGGCTCACCGAGGTCCGCAAGAACGGCGTGCTGCCGTACCTGCGCCCGGACGGCAAGACCCAGGTCACCATCGCCTACGAGGACAACGTCCCCGTCCGGCTGGACACCGTGGTCATCTCCACCCAGCACGCGGCCGACATCGACCTGGAGCACACGCTGACCCCCGACGTCCGGGAAAAGGTGCTCAACACCGTGCTCGACGACCTGGCACACGAGACGCTCGACACCTCGTCGACCCGGCTGCTGATCAACCCGACCGGCAAGTTCGTCGTCGGCGGCCCCATGGGTGACGCCGGCCTGACGGGCCGCAAGATCATCGTCGACACCTACGGTGGCTGGGCCCGCCACGGCGGCGGCGCCTTCTCCGGCAAGGACCCGTCGAAGGTGGACCGGTCGGCGGCGTACGCGATGCGCTGGGTGGCCAAGAACATCGTCGCCGCCGGGCTGGCCGAGCGGGTCGAGGTCCAGGTGGCGTACGCCATCGGCAAGGCCGCGCCCGTCGGCCTGTTCGTCGAGACCTTCGGCACCGCGACCGTCGACCCGGTCAAGATCGAGAAGATCGTTCCCGAGGTGTTCGACCTGCGTCCCGGCGCGATCATCCGCGACCTCGACCTGCTGCGGCCGATCTACGCGCAGACCGCCGCGTACGGCCACTTCGGCCGCACCGACATCGACCTGCCGTGGGAGCGGCTCGACAAGGTCGACGACCTCAAGCGCGCCGTCTAGGCGCGGTTCCCGGGCAGCGGGTGGTCCGCGTCCAGCGCGGGCAACCCGTCGATGCTGCGCCGGTTGCGCTCGACGGCCCGCACGAACTTGTCGTCGGTCGCCTTGGCGTGGTGCGCGTCGAGGACCGGCCGTTCGTCGACGAGCTCGTAGTAGGGCACCGCGAACCCGCAGGCGTCGGCGATGCGCTCGACGTCGACGACGATGGCGGCGCGCACCCCCGCGTGCTCATCGCCGAAACGGGTTGCCAGGTCGTCGAATTCGGGGTCGTCGGGGCGGACCACCCGCCCCGTGCCGAACAGCCGTAGGATGCGCGAGTTTCGGGTGAACGAGCAGAACATGATGGTGATCCGCCCGTTGTCGCGCAGGTGGGCGATGGTCTCGGCGCCGCTGCCGAACAGGTCGAGGTAGGCGACGGTGCGCTCGTCCAGCACCGCGAAGGTGTCCCGGTACCCCTTGGGGGACAGGTTGATTCGGCCCCCCTCGGACGGGGCGGTCGCCACGAAGAAGACGGCCTGCCGGCCGATGAAGTCCCGAAGCGACTCGTCGAGATGCGGGAATTCCTTTGCCACGCGTGCAGCGTAGCGCTTAGGCCGAGAACCGGTAGTCGTCCAAGTCGAATCGGTGGCTGCGCCAGTACGCCTCGGCCGTCGTGGCGGGACGCAGTGGCACGTCGCCGTTCTTGTCGAAGTAATAGCTGTTGGCCAGCCGGCAACTGTCCTGCCAGAAGATCTGCCGGTGCCGCTTGCGCATCATCTCCGCGAAGTAGCGGGCGTTGGCCTCCTCGGTCACCTCGATGCGGGCGGCGCCGGCGCTTCGCGCCCGCTTCAGGCACCGCACGATGTGATGGGTCTGCGCCTCGATGAGGGCGAAGTAGGACGAGCCGACATAGCCGTAGGGGCCGAACACGCTGAACATGTTCGGGAATCCGGGGACGCTGACCCCCTCGTACGCCTGCAGCCGGTGCTCGTCCCAGAACCGGCTCAACGACGCGCCGCCGCTGCCCGTGACCGCGAACGTCGGGACGCTGTCGGTGTCCATCACCTTGAAGCCCGTGGCGAGAATCAGCACGTCGACCTCGTGATTCTCGCCGTCCGTGGTGGCCACGGCGGACGCCGTGACCTTGTCGATCGGCTCGGTGACCAACCGCACGTTGTCGCGGTTGAACGTGGCCAGGTAGCCGTTGTGGAAGCCGGGCCGCTTGCAGCCGACCGCGTAGCGCGGGGTGAGTTGCTCGCGCACGACCGGGTCGTGGACCTGCCGGCGCAGATACGACCGGCCCGCCGATTCCATCCGCTTGGCGAGCGGAAACACCGTGAAGTACTGCGCCGATAGCGGAAAGGTCAGCTCGACGAACGCCTGGCTGAGCGCGCGCTGCACCACCTTGCCGCCGGGAATGCGCATCGCCCAGCGCGCCGCGGCGGGCAGCGGGACGTCGAACTTGGGGAAGCACCAGATCGGGGTGCGCTGAAAGACAGTGAGCTCCGCGACGATCGGTGCGATCTCTGGAATGACCTGGACGGCCGAGGCGCCGGTGCCGATGACGGCGACGCGCTTGCCGGTCAGGTCCTGGCCGTGGTCCCAGCGCGCGGTGTGCATGGTGATTCCGGCGAACGAGTCGACACCGTCGATGTCGGGCGGCTTGGGCACGGTCAGCACGCCGCTGGCGCTGATCAGGAACCTCGCCGTGACCTCGCCCCCGGGTTCCGTCCGCACCCGCCACAGGGCGTTGTCGTCGTCGAACTCCGCGGCGACCACCTTGGTGTCGAACCGGATTCGTGGGCGGAGCCCGTACTTGTCGACGCAGTGTTCGGCGTACGCCTTGAGCTCCCGGCCCGGCGCGTAGGTGCGCGACCAGCGTGTGCTCTGTTCGAAGGAGAACTGGTAAGAGAACGACGGAATGTCCACCGCGATACCGGGATAGGTGTTCCAGTGCCACGTCCCGCCGACCCCGTCGCCCGCCTCCACGATCAGATAGTCGGGCAGACCGGCCCGGTCGAGCTTGATGGCGGCGCCGATGCCGGAGAACCCGGCGCCGACGATCAGCGCGTGGTGGTCGGGAACGATGGTCATCAGACCCCCTATTCGTGTAGCGCCTTGCGCAACGCGGCCAGCCCGCGGTCGGTGGCCTCGGCCGCGGCGGGGATCACCGGGGCGAAGCTGACATAGCCGTGCACCAGGGTGGGCTCGTGGCTCAGTTCGGCGGGTACCCCCGCGTCGTTGAGCAGTTCGGCGTAGCGGGCGCCGTCGTCTCGCAGCGGATCGTGTCCGGCCGTCCCGATGTAGGCGGGCGGAAGGTTCGAGTGATCGGCCGCGTTCGCCGGGGCCAGGGTGACCGGCAGAGCCTTGGGGTCGGTGACGTCGACGTCGGGCAGGTACCAGTACAGGAACGCGTCGACGACGTCACGGTCCAGCATGGGCGCGTTGGCGTTCTCGATGAACGACGGCAGCGACAGGTCGGCGGACACCATCGGATACCACAGCAGCTGAAAGCTGAGCTGCGGCCCGGCATTGTCGCGCGCCAGGTGCGCCACCACGGCGGCGAGGTTGCCGCCCGCCGAATCGCCGGCAACTGCGATCCGGTCCGGGTTCCCGCCCAGCTCGACGGCGTTCTCGGCAACCCACCGCAGCGCGGCCCAGCAGTCCTCGACCGCGGCCGGGAACGGGTGCTCGGGGGCCAGCCGGTAGTCGACGGACACCACGATCGCCTCGGCGCCGACGGCGTGGGCGCGGGCGACGGCGTCGTGGGTGTCCAGATCGCCGAGCGCGAATCCGCCGCCGTGGAAGAACACGACGACGGGCGCGGGCGAGTCGGCCTCGACATCGCCGGGCCAATAAATGCGGACCGGAATGTCGGCGTGGTCGCCGTACGCGATGGTGCGCTGCTCGATCCGCAGGGCCGGGAGCATCTCCTCGGGCACCTTCAGCAGCCGCAGCCGCTTGCGCGCGGCCTCGACGCCGTCGGCGGCGGTGAACGTCGTCGGGAACGCGTCCAGCAACGACTTGAACGTGGGGTCGATGCCCGGTCGGGCGTTCGCAAGCGGCCATGACGGCTCCGTCATGGGTTCACCGTACGCTTCGCTATTTGCCGTGCAGCCCGGCGCGCAGCGCCGCCAGGCCGCGACCGGCCGCTTCGGTGGCCGCGGGCACCACGCCGGCGTAGCCGAGGTAGCCGTGCACCAGGGTCTCGGCGTTGTGCACCTCGACCGGAACGCCGGCGGCGGACAGCAACTCGCCGTAGCGGATGCCGTCGTCGCGCAAGGGGTCGTAACCGGCGACGGCGATGTGGGCCGGCGGCAGGCCGCGCAGGTTCTCCGCGCGGCCCGGCGCCAATCCCGGCGGCGGGTCGGTCAGGTCGACTTCCCCTGCGTACCAACGGGAGAACGAGGCGACGGCCTTGACGTCGAGGATGGGCGCGGTGGCGTTCTCCGAGAAGGACGGCAGCGTCGGGTCCCACAGCGCGGAGGGGTACCACAACAGCTGGAACGCGATCGGCGGCCCCGCCTGGTCGCGGGCCTGCTGGGCGATCACCGCGGCGATGTTGCCGCCGGCGGAATCCCCGGCGACGGCGATCCTGGTGGTGTCCGCGCCGATGCCGGCGCCGTGCTCGGCGACCCACATCGTTGCTGCCCAGCCGTCTTCGACGGCGGCGGGGTAGGGGTGCTCGGGCGCCAACCGGTAGTCGACCGACACCACGATCGCGTCGGCGGCGACCGCGTGCAGGCGCGCCGTGCCGTCGTGTGTGTCGAGATCGCCCACCACGAAGCCGCCGCCGTGAAAGAAGAGCACGACCGGGGCCGGACCGCCGTCGGTCGGCGGCCAGTAGATCCGGATATCGATCGGTCCGGCCGGCCCGGCGATGGCCCGGTCCTCGACGCGCAACTCGGGATGCAGCGGCCGGCGGGGCAGGTCACGGAACCGCTGGCGCAGCGCGTCGACACCATCCTCGGTTGATAGCCGGAACGGAACCGCATCCAGTACCTTCTGCAAGATGGGGTCGATCGCGGGTTTCTCGTCGGCTGTGTTGTCCAAGCTGGGCATGGAGGTACCGTACGCACCCCGCCTGGTGTCCGGGGCCTGGGTACTGGCCGGGTGGGCCGGGGTGGGCTACGGCGTCTACCTGACGGTGCTCGCGTTGCGTTCCCCGCCCGGTGTTCAGCTGACCGGACACTGGATCCTGCAGCCGCCCTTCAAGGCTTCGATGGCGTTGCTGCTGACGGTCGCGGCGGTCGGTCATGCGATCGTGCGCGAGCGGCGGCTGCTGGTGCCGGCGTTCCTGCTGTCGGCCGTCGGCGACTGGCTGCTAGCGATCCCCTGGTGGACGATGTCGTTCGGCCTGGGGCTGGCAGCATTCCTGTTCGCGCACTTGTTCTTCCTGGCCGCGTTGTTCCCCCTCATCCCGCGGGCGCGGCCGTCGAGCCCACGCCTGGCCGCCGTGGTCCTCATCGGCCTGGGCGTCTTCATCATGCTGGTCTGGTTCTGGCCGCACCTGAGCCGCGACAAGCTGACCATCCCGGTGACGGTCTACATCCTGGTGCTGACCGCGATGGTGTGCGCGGCGCAGCTGGCGCGGCTCCCGACGATCTGGACCGCGGTGGGAGCGGTGTGCTTCGCCCTGTCCGACACGATGATCGCCATCGGCCGTTTCATCCTGGACAACGACGCGCTGGCGGTACCGGTCTGGTGGTTGTACGCCGCGGCCCAGATCCTCATCGCGGCCGGCTTCTTCTTCGGCCGCGAGGAGCCGTACTACGAGGAGTACGGGGCGGACGACGACGTCGTCGAGTGGCCCGTCGAGGGCTTTGA
This genomic window from Mycobacterium saskatchewanense contains:
- the mihF gene encoding integration host factor, actinobacterial type; this translates as MALPQLTDEQRAAALEKAAAARRARAELKDRLKRGGTNLSQVLKDAETDEVLGKMKVSALLEALPKVGKVKAQEIMTELEIAPTRRLRGLGDRQRKALLEKFGSA
- a CDS encoding alpha/beta hydrolase, giving the protein MTEPSWPLANARPGIDPTFKSLLDAFPTTFTAADGVEAARKRLRLLKVPEEMLPALRIEQRTIAYGDHADIPVRIYWPGDVEADSPAPVVVFFHGGGFALGDLDTHDAVARAHAVGAEAIVVSVDYRLAPEHPFPAAVEDCWAALRWVAENAVELGGNPDRIAVAGDSAGGNLAAVVAHLARDNAGPQLSFQLLWYPMVSADLSLPSFIENANAPMLDRDVVDAFLYWYLPDVDVTDPKALPVTLAPANAADHSNLPPAYIGTAGHDPLRDDGARYAELLNDAGVPAELSHEPTLVHGYVSFAPVIPAAAEATDRGLAALRKALHE
- the gmk gene encoding guanylate kinase, with translation MSAGGGPDTERGTRPEPKGKGRVVVLSGPSAVGKSTVVRCLRERIPDLHFSVSATTRAPRPGEVDGVDYHFVTPARFQQLIDEGALLEWAEIHGGLHRSGTLAEPVRAATAAGRPVLIEVDLAGARAVKKAMPEAITVFLAPPSWEDLQARLLGRGTETPEAIQRRLETARVEMAAQGDFDEVVVNRRLESACAELVSLLVGTAPGPA
- a CDS encoding pyridoxamine 5'-phosphate oxidase family protein; protein product: MAKEFPHLDESLRDFIGRQAVFFVATAPSEGGRINLSPKGYRDTFAVLDERTVAYLDLFGSGAETIAHLRDNGRITIMFCSFTRNSRILRLFGTGRVVRPDDPEFDDLATRFGDEHAGVRAAIVVDVERIADACGFAVPYYELVDERPVLDAHHAKATDDKFVRAVERNRRSIDGLPALDADHPLPGNRA
- a CDS encoding lysoplasmalogenase — translated: MEVPYAPRLVSGAWVLAGWAGVGYGVYLTVLALRSPPGVQLTGHWILQPPFKASMALLLTVAAVGHAIVRERRLLVPAFLLSAVGDWLLAIPWWTMSFGLGLAAFLFAHLFFLAALFPLIPRARPSSPRLAAVVLIGLGVFIMLVWFWPHLSRDKLTIPVTVYILVLTAMVCAAQLARLPTIWTAVGAVCFALSDTMIAIGRFILDNDALAVPVWWLYAAAQILIAAGFFFGREEPYYEEYGADDDVVEWPVEGFEEGFE
- a CDS encoding flavin-containing monooxygenase; its protein translation is MVPDHHALIVGAGFSGIGAAIKLDRAGLPDYLIVEAGDGVGGTWHWNTYPGIAVDIPSFSYQFSFEQSTRWSRTYAPGRELKAYAEHCVDKYGLRPRIRFDTKVVAAEFDDDNALWRVRTEPGGEVTARFLISASGVLTVPKPPDIDGVDSFAGITMHTARWDHGQDLTGKRVAVIGTGASAVQVIPEIAPIVAELTVFQRTPIWCFPKFDVPLPAAARWAMRIPGGKVVQRALSQAFVELTFPLSAQYFTVFPLAKRMESAGRSYLRRQVHDPVVREQLTPRYAVGCKRPGFHNGYLATFNRDNVRLVTEPIDKVTASAVATTDGENHEVDVLILATGFKVMDTDSVPTFAVTGSGGASLSRFWDEHRLQAYEGVSVPGFPNMFSVFGPYGYVGSSYFALIEAQTHHIVRCLKRARSAGAARIEVTEEANARYFAEMMRKRHRQIFWQDSCRLANSYYFDKNGDVPLRPATTAEAYWRSHRFDLDDYRFSA
- the metK gene encoding methionine adenosyltransferase, encoding MSEKGRLFTSESVTEGHPDKICDAISDSVLDALLADDPRSRVAVETLVTTGQVHVVGEVTTTAKEAFADITNTVRERILDIGYDSSDKGFDGASCGVNIGIGAQSPDIAQGVDTAHETRVEGAADPLDSQGAGDQGLMFGYAISDTPELMPLPIALAHRLSRRLTEVRKNGVLPYLRPDGKTQVTIAYEDNVPVRLDTVVISTQHAADIDLEHTLTPDVREKVLNTVLDDLAHETLDTSSTRLLINPTGKFVVGGPMGDAGLTGRKIIVDTYGGWARHGGGAFSGKDPSKVDRSAAYAMRWVAKNIVAAGLAERVEVQVAYAIGKAAPVGLFVETFGTATVDPVKIEKIVPEVFDLRPGAIIRDLDLLRPIYAQTAAYGHFGRTDIDLPWERLDKVDDLKRAV
- a CDS encoding alpha/beta hydrolase produces the protein MPSLDNTADEKPAIDPILQKVLDAVPFRLSTEDGVDALRQRFRDLPRRPLHPELRVEDRAIAGPAGPIDIRIYWPPTDGGPAPVVLFFHGGGFVVGDLDTHDGTARLHAVAADAIVVSVDYRLAPEHPYPAAVEDGWAATMWVAEHGAGIGADTTRIAVAGDSAGGNIAAVIAQQARDQAGPPIAFQLLWYPSALWDPTLPSFSENATAPILDVKAVASFSRWYAGEVDLTDPPPGLAPGRAENLRGLPPAHIAVAGYDPLRDDGIRYGELLSAAGVPVEVHNAETLVHGYLGYAGVVPAATEAAGRGLAALRAGLHGK
- the rpoZ gene encoding DNA-directed RNA polymerase subunit omega — translated: MTLPQSDAQLTAVPDQFDPSAGGQRAYDTPLGITNPPIDELLDRVSSKYALVIYAAKRARQINDYYNQLGEGILEYVGPLVEPGLQEKPLSIAMREIHADLLEHTEGE
- the coaBC gene encoding bifunctional phosphopantothenoylcysteine decarboxylase/phosphopantothenate--cysteine ligase CoaBC, encoding MERKRIVIGVSGGIAAYKACTVVRQLSEAGHSVRVIPTESALRFVGAATFEALSGQPVTTGVFESVPDVPHVHLGQHADLVVVAPATADLLARAVAGRADDLLTATLLTARCPVLFAPAMHTEMWLHPATVDNVATLRRRGAVVLEPASGRLTGSDSGAGRLPEAEEITTLAQLLLERHDALPYDLSGWRLLVTAGGTREPIDPVRFIGNRSSGKQGYAVARVAAQRGAQVTLIAGHTVGLVDPAGVEVVHVSSAEQLGDAVSKHAPEADVLVMAAAVADFRPAHVATAKIKKGPDDREEPPAIDLVRNDDVLAGVVRARSHGELPNMRAIVGFAAETGDANGDVLFHARAKLRRKGCDLLVVNAVGDGRAFEVDNNDGWLLASDGTESALQHGSKTQMASRIVDAIVAFLHGDGG